TGCCATTTTGGTTGTTTTTGTTAATGCCAGTAACTATTTGGAAATAAGAGGCGATTTCCTTCACTTAAAACAAACTAACTAACAAAATTCATGTATAATATTGATCATGATGGAGAATAAAATGCCACACACACCATCGGTGGCATCATATCTATTTCCTTAATATGGTTCTgattaaaacaaaattattttgcACTACATTagtttcccccttgttttctCATTTATTTCTTGTACATGGCTGTGAACTAGTTTAAGCTGACTAGCAATATGTTTACAATGCAGctaaaggaaagagaaaacagaCTGAAGGAGATAGTGATGATATAACTGGATGGCGGAAGAAACAGCTAGATGAAGACCGCGCAAAGAAACTTCGTCAAGGACAAGGCCGTGATGAGCAGGATGGCCAGTATAAGAATGGCCAAGCTGGCGAAGGAGAATCTTATGGTTCCTTAGGAAAAGATGGATCtttgggaagaggaggagccaaCAGAGATGGGAAGATGGGACAGTTTGCTGGGGTGGGGACAGACATGGGAGGAGGGCATGAGTTCTCTGGATTTGCTGGTGGTAGTAGTGAACATATGGGACATACTGGAAATGGTGCTGGTGGAGGAATGGGTGGTTTGGGTGGCATGGGTTCACTGCATGGTAAAGATGCTATGTTAGGTGGCACAGGAACTGGATCTGGAGGTGCAGGTGGACTGCAAACTTCAGGTGGTTCCACACTTAATGGAGCAAGTGGGCCAGGAGCTGGGtttggtggtgctggtggagtaGGTGGCCTCTATGGCAAGGATGGGATGGTAGGTGGAGCTGGTGCTGGTGGAGTAGGTGGACTCTACGGCAAGGATGGGATGCTAGGTGGAGCTGGTGCTGGGGGAGCTGGCAGTGCTGGCAGAGAAGGTGGACTTTATGGTAAGGATGGCATGCTTGGTGgaggtggtggtgctggtggagtaGGGGGACTTTATGGCAAGGATGGGATGCTAGGGGGAGCTGGTGCTGGTGGAGTAGGTGGACTCTACGGCAAGGATGGGATGCTAGGTGGAGCTGGTGCTGGGGGAGCTGGCGGTGCTGGGGGAGTAGGTGGACTTTATGGGAAGGATGGTATGTTAGGTGgagctggtggtgctggtggagcAGGTGGACTCTACGGCAAGGATGGGATGCTAGGTGGAGCTGGTGCTGGTGGAGCAGGTGGACTCTATGGCAAGGATGGGATGctagctggagctggagctgggggAGCTGGTGGTGCTGGTGTAGGTGGATTTTATGGTAAGGATGGTATGTTAggtggtgctggtgctggtggagctggtggtgctggtggacTTCATGGCAAGGATGGGGTGCTAGGTggagctggggctggtggagctGGTTGTCCTGGTGGATTTGGGGGACATTATGGCCAGGATGGTATGTTAGGTGGTGCTGGTGGACCTGGCAGTGCTGGTGGAGTAGGTGGACTTTATGGGAAGGATGGTATGTTAGGTGgagctggtggtgctggtggagcAGGTGGACTCTACGGCAAGGATGGGATGCTAGGTGGAGCTGGTGCTGGTGGAGCAGGTGGACTCTATGGCAAGGATGGGATGctagctggagctggagctgggggAGCTGGTGGTGCTGGTGTAGGTGGATTTTATGGTAAGGATGGTATGTTAggtggtgctggtgctggtggagctggtggtgctggtggacTTCATGGCAAGGATGGGGTGCTAGGTggagctggggctggtggagctGGTTGTCCTGGTGGATTTGGGGGACATTATGGCCAGGATGGTATGTTAGGTGGTGCTGGTGGACCTGGCAGTGCTGGTGGAGTAGGTGGACTTTATGGTAAGGATGGTATGTTAGGTGGAGCTGgtgctggtggtgctggtggatTTGGGGGACTTTATGGCAAGGATGGTATGTTAGGTGGAGCTGGTGCTGGTGGAGCCACCGGTGCTGGTGGAGTAGGGGGACTTTATGGCAAGGATGGGATGCTAGGTGGAGCTGGTGCTGGTGGAcctggtggtgctggtggagtaGGGGGAACTTATGGTAAGGATGGTATGTTAGGTGGAGCTGGCACTGAGGGTGCTGGTGGAGTGGGTGGACTTTACGGGAAAGATGGTTTTCTAGGTGGAGCTGGTGGACTTGATGGTGCTGGTGGAGTAGGTGGACTTTGTGGCAAAGACGGTCTGCCAATTGGAGCTGGTCAActtggtggtgctggtggagtaGGTGGACTGTATGGGAAGGATGGTTTCTTAGGcagtggtggtgctggtggaatgggtggtgctggtggtgtAGGAGGTCCTTATGGTAAGGATGGAATGCTAGGCAGAACTGGACCTGACGGAcctggtggtgctggtggagtaGGTGGACTCTACGGCAAGGATGGGATGCTAGGTGGAGCTGGAGCTGGCGGACCTGGTGGGATTGGTGGAGTAGGTGGAGTAGGTGGTGCTGGTGGAGTAGGTGGACTTTATGGCCAGGATGGTATGTTAGCTGGTGCTGGTGGACCTGGTGGTGCAGGTGGAATAGGGGGACTTTATGGCAAGGATGGAATGCTAGGTGGAGCTGGTGCTGGTGGAcctggtggtgctggtggagtaGGGGGACTTTATGGGAAGGATGGAATGCTAGGTGGAGCTGGTGCTGGTGGAcctggtggtgctggtggagtaGGGGGACTTTATGGGAAGGATGGAATGCTAGGTGGAGCTGGTGCTGGCAGAGTAGGTGGTGCTGGTGGAGTAGGGGGACTTTATGGGAAGGATGGAATGCTAGGTGGAGCTGGTGCTGGTGGAcctggtggtgctggtggagtaGGGGGACTTTATGGGAAGGATGGAATGCTAGGTGGAGCTGGTATTGGCGGACCTGGTGGTACTGGTGGAGTAGGTGGACTTTATGGCAAGGATGGAATGCTAGATGGAGCTGGTGCTGGCGGAcctggtggtgctggtggagtaGGGGGACTTTATGGCAAGGATGGTGTGTTAGGTGGAGCTGGTGCTGGTGGAGTAGGGGGACTTTATGGTAAGGATGGTGTTTTAGGTGgagctggtgctggtgctggtgctggtgctggcgGACCTGGTGGTACTGGTGGAGTAGGGGGACTATATGGTCAGGATGGTGTGTTAGGTGGAGCTGGTGCTGGTGGACTTGGTGGTACTGGTGGAGTAGGTGGACTTTATGATAAGGATGGTGTTTTAGGTGGAGCTGGTGCTGGTGGAcctggtggtgctggtggagtaGGTGGACTTCATGGCAAGGATGGTATGTTAGCTGGAACTGCTGCTGGCGGAcctggtggtgctggtggagcTGGCGGTGCTGGTGGAGTAGGTGGACTCTATGGCAAGGATGGGATGCTAGGTGGAGCCGGTGCTGGGGTAACTGGCGGTGCTGGGGGAGTAGGTGGACTTTATGGTCAGGATGGTGTGTTAGGTGgagctggtggtgctggtggagtaGGTGGACTCTACGGCAAGGATGGGGTGCTAAGTGGAGCTGGTGCTGGGGGAGCCGGCAGTGCTGGGGGAGTAGGTGGACTTTATGGTAAGGATGGTATGttagctggagctggagctggagctggagctggcgGACCTGGCGGTGCTGGTGGGgttggtggtgctggtggagtaGGGGGACTTTATGGCAAGGATGGGATGCTAGGTGGAGCTGGTGCTGGCGGActtggtggtgctggtggtgctggtggagtaGGTGGACTTTATGGCAAGGATGGTATGTTAGGTGGAGCTGGTGCTGGCGGACCTGGTGGTGCTGGCGGCATTGGTGGGCTCTATGGTAAGGATGGAATGCCAAGTCGACCAGGCATTGGTGGACTTGGTGGTGCTGGTGGCACAGACAGGCTGCTTGACAGTACTGGTGTTTCTGGTGCAGAAGGTATGAGAGGTCATCATGGTAAGGATGGTGTGCTTCCTGGGGTTGGTGGTGTTGGGTTAAGAGGTGTAGGGAGCACCGGTGACCTTTATGGTCAGGCAAGTACTTTACATGGAACTGAGGGTGGTGGTGCTGGCACTGAATTAGGAGGCATGGGTGGCATGATGGATCGAACTGGCGGAGCTGGCACCAAGTATGGTGTATCAGGTGAGGGTTATGGTGAAGGAGGGATAGGTAAGGATGGCAGGGTTAGTGGAACTGGTGCTGGTGGTCTTAGTGGTGAAGGATGGTTGGATGGTAGGGATGGTAGGCTAGGTGGATTTGGTGTTGGTCCAGGAGTTAGAGGTGTTGATGGATCCCTGTATGAGAATATGTCAGGCATTCCTGGTGAAGAGTTCCTAGGCTATGGACAGTCTTCTGGCCTTTCTGACGCTGGAACCCATGCTGGTGACAGAAGAAGACAGCTGTCTAACTTAGATGCCAGTCAACTTACTTCATCTGATATTTCAAGAACCAGGGacaggaaagggagaggaggaagtcTTCTTGAAGAGGATGTGAGaggtatttatatatttatgaacacagtaagcccacaacttttgCTCACTTCTTTTTTTTACGTGACCACAACCTTATGCAGGAGatcaaaaatatatatgtaaattgGAAAAATGTGGGGGGAATTCAAatacgcttttttaaaaaattcagaaaaaagCAAGAGAGCAGGGAACAACAGTTGGCAATCCCATCAGCCTTTGTACTCACCCTGGGAGAGTGTTTGAGCGTCTTTAGAGAGTTGGAGTTAGAGAACCAGATAATGAGATAGGGCACAGAGAGCAAGCAAATGTGGTCTGAGAGTGAGTGGAGGGTCATCTGAGAATTCCTGGCTTTATGTGTTTTTGCCGGACCTTcatgtaagttgcaggcttactgtaattTATTGTGTccctgtttcatttatttgtgtttataacatttctcatgtttttaaagatgttttcTTTAATAGTCTCTTCTATCTCTTTTGTTTGCACAGAATCACATCCCCGTTTCAACCAAGGGTTATTTGACCTCCATGCACCAAAAGGAAAACCAGCTGTGTTAACTTGCAGCCTCAACAATGACCAGCTTGAGGGAACTTGGTTTAAAGATGGGTTCAAGGTAACTTGAAAGCAGTAAACTTCTCAAGAATGTATTTTTAGTCTTATACTCATCTTTTTCACTTTAATTTTTTATCTTGAAATAAAGCTTCCATAATGCAGACAACAAGCAGGAGGAACACAATGCCTAACTTTGCCTCTTGTTGTTATCAACCAAAGATGGGTCATGTCTAAAACCAGTTTAGAAAAAAATAGCTGACTttatgactctctctctctctgtttgctgTAATGGTCCATGTAATTTCTGAGAGAGAATATTTCTTTACCTTCTGTCTACCTCCCCACAAGATAACAGGCCAGGATGGAATCTCCATTGAGAAGGAGGGCCCAGTCCACAAACTATTAATAGATGAAGTACAAGATAGCCATGCTGGAAAATACAAATTCGAAGCTGGAGGAGTCCGAACAGAAGCATCTATTTTTGTTGAAGGCAAGTCTAATCAAGCCTAGTAGAGAAAATGGTGCTAAAATTGCTACTGGTTGAATTATGCTCTTAGTATTATATGATTTTGTGGGACATATAGTGCTGGAAAACATGATGAAGTGTCTGAATTAACAATCCACATAAACCAGATCTCATTGTctcaaaagcagagagagagaaccttgGTCATTTCAGAATGGCTCTGCTAAACTAATCCTCCCCAGTTGCTTTGATTGCGAATTACCCTTCCTCCTTACTTCCCTACAGTGGCTCTCTATCACATCTAGTTCTTCCCCTTTTTCTCCCATGACTTTTCCATCATTTCTATGGCACTTCTTCCCATGCCACCTGCTGTCCAAATGTttactttcccttccttttttatttctctttccctcATTGACCTCTGTACCTTCTTCCACATTGTTGTACAGCACTTGCAGCAGCTCTGTAATCTTGACTCACTTAGATACCTTCTGAGAATTCATATTTTtaacacttaaaaataataatcagactaGGCTCATTGCTTGCTATTCCTCTGTTTCTTTACTCCCTACATTACAGTTGCAGTGCTGCCTGCTACCTTAGCTACCACTTAGCTTCTGAccctgttccccatccctgggatctattacagtttgtttgtatGTCCTCTGTGTGAAGACTGCATCACTTGTACTAAGCACACTATCagcagtaaaacatcaaatactTGCATTAGTGACAAATGACTTTCGTTGTCAGTAAGTTTTCAGTGAGGTGCACTTTGAAAGAGTAAGAATTCTGTGAATTCTgaggtagtggttaagagtggtagacttgtaatttggcgaaccgggttcgcatctccgctcctccacatgcagctgctgggtgaccttgggccagtcacacttctttgaagtctctcagccccactcacctcacagagtgtttgttgtgggggaggaagggaaaggagaatgttagccactttgagactccttcgggtagtgataaagtgggatatgaaatccaaactcttcttcttcttcttcattggcaAAATATTAGGCGTCACTATTTCCTGTGGGCTCGTGGGttatttaaaagaataataaGCGCAGAGCATCCATATTTTGGGGCTAGTTCATATACCTCTTATTTCTatgtgcagaccctccaaatgttgactCTGCTCTTCTGGAAAAACTGAAGAAGGAACCTATAGTAGTAAAGGCAGGAAAGAATGCCATAGTGAAGATCCCATTTGAAGGCCGGAAGCCAGTCAGATCAACTTGGCTAAAGGATGAAGGAGAACTTCTGGATGATGCCAGGATCAGCACTGACTATTCAGACAACTTCACCCGACTCTCCATATCCAGTGCTAATCGGAAGGACTGTGGTGATTATAAAGTGAAACTGAAGAATGAGAGTGGAAGCACTGAAGCTACTCTCAAGCTGGTAGTTCTAGGTGAGAGACCCCAAGTATTTTAGCGATGAGGCATAAGACAACTTTATGGGGGCCTTTAAGGCCTGCATGTGGTGTCACACATTTGGAAGCTGAAGCATAGAGAGCATATTTtttggtaaagataaagggacccctgaccattaggtccagtcgcagacgactctggggttgtggcacacatcttgctttactggccaagggagccggcatacagtttccgggtcatgtggccagcatgacaaagccacttctggcgaaccagagcagtgcacggaaacaccatttaccttcccaccggaacggcacctattaatctacttgcactttgatgtggtttcgaactgctaggttgtcaggagctgggactgagcaatgggagctcaccccatcacggggattcgaaccgctgaccttctgatcggcaagccctaggctctgtagtttagaccacagcaccacccgcatccctatttatTGGTACATTGTGTCTATAAGCAGGTAGTTGCAGCGCAGGGCATGCACCAATTTTGATTAAGGttgaagacagacagacagacacagagagagagagagagagagagagagaggttgctcATAGCACAGAAAGTGCCTTTTGATAATAATGCTTGTCTCTAGCATatcagaaaataaaacatttttgccCCTCCCTGCTTGCTCTCTTACTTGATTATTACTGCTGCCTCCTCCTGTTGGAAATCACAGTGCCTACTGCAGGTTCGTTGAGATGGAAGCAGCCCAGCATCCTCCCATTCAAGCACCATGGCTGCAGAGCACTCCATTTCCCATGTGAAACCAGAAGTGGTAGCAGCAGTAATGTGTGGACAGGGACAAGAACGATATATTAACATTAGTATGCTACTGATAAATAGTATAAGAAAAAGTGCTGACAGATCATTTTTCTAGCactgcataagaagagccttgctggatcagatttGTTATCccacttcccacagtggccagctagcGTCAGGTacctctgggaagctcagaagcaggacatgagggcAATAACCCTCTCCTACTTTTgtttcccaggaactggtattcagaggcatgctaccTATCATCCCGGAAGTAAGATATAGCCATCACACAAACTAGAAGTCATTGTGAGCTCTCTTTTGATATTGCATCTGTCTCAACCTAAAACTTCTATCCACAAAACGTGAATCCTTGCATTTATCTTGTCCACTTAACTCAAAAGATATGGCAACCATGCCAATACCAAGCAGACACAAAAGACCTTTTTCCATAAGCTCTGTTTTGCTCCTCCATGCAGATAAGCCTCAACCACCAATGGGACCCATCGAAGTTGTGGACTGCTCCACAAATAGTATAACTATCCAGTGGAAGCCCCCCAAAGACGATGGTGGCAAACCAATCCAGAGTTATATTATTGAGAGGCAGCAGGTTGGCAGAAagacctgggtgaccttgggtaaGACCGATGGAAGCAGCACTGTCTTCACCACCAACAAAGTGGAACATG
The Podarcis raffonei isolate rPodRaf1 chromosome 6, rPodRaf1.pri, whole genome shotgun sequence DNA segment above includes these coding regions:
- the IGFN1 gene encoding immunoglobulin-like and fibronectin type III domain-containing protein 1 isoform X37, whose protein sequence is MAGRRGVKTLKRSAVPGVTITQFVEDIPKGCSTPDFERKPITLTLQEGKNAIFRAVVKGEPQPEVFWKRNNEAVDDPQKYQISFSPATNEFILQVNKITADDADLYRCTAVNEYGEATCTAGLKIIQVGFKKKAKPTSSAPQTDLKKELQDFRKTLKKRTPSSAPKKEMDMEQIWQLLLNADKKDYEKICLKYGIVDFRGMLRKLQEMKKEREDKQAQYLLNLRNLRHVRVNEVQGNASFDLEMELKNPESRIYLYKDGQMINFGFDSENTKHCLRQVGKKYNFIINDLQPEDAGVYQIKVEDVDVFSTELEAESIPVSFRYPLGEVRCHEQGNAVFQCTLYEPCSNATWLHRDRILESNDKYEISVSEDGLTHRLIIKNTQASDKGTYTIDIGDRSSSAWLEVESKGKRKQTEGDSDDITGWRKKQLDEDRAKKLRQGQGRDEQDGQYKNGQAGEGESYGSLGKDGSLGRGGANRDGKMGQFAGVGTDMGGGHEFSGFAGGSSEHMGHTGNGAGGGMGGLGGMGSLHGKDAMLGGTGTGSGGAGGLQTSGGSTLNGASGPGAGFGGAGGVGGLYGKDGMVGGAGAGGVGGLYGKDGMLGGAGAGGAGSAGREGGLYGKDGMLGGGGGAGGVGGLYGKDGMLGGAGAGGVGGLYGKDGMLGGAGAGGAGGAGGVGGLYGKDGMLGGAGGAGGAGGLYGKDGMLGGAGAGGAGGLYGKDGMLAGAGAGGAGGAGVGGFYGKDGMLGGAGAGGAGGAGGAGGAGGAGGLYGKDGMLGGAGAGGAGGLYGKDGMLAGAGAGGAGGAGVGGFYGKDGMLGGAGAGGAGGAGAGGAGGFGGLYGKDGMLGGAGAGGATGAGGVGGLYGKDGMLGGAGAGGPGGAGGIGGLYGKDGMLGGAGAGGPGGAGGVGGLYGKDGMLGGAGAGGPGGAGGVGGLYGKDGMLGGAGAGRVGGAGGVGGLYGKDGMLGGAGAGGPGGAGGVGGLYGKDGMLGGAGIGGPGGTGGVGGLYGKDGMLDGAGAGGPGGAGGVGGLYGKDGVLGGAGAGGVGGLYGKDGVLGGAGAGAGAGAGGPGGTGGVGGLYGQDGVLGGAGAGGLGGTGGVGGLYDKDGVLGGAGAGGPGGAGGVGGLHGKDGMLAGTAAGGPGGAGGAGGAGGVGGLYGKDGMLGGAGGAGGVGGLYGKDGVLTGAGAGAGGPGGAGGVGGAGGVGGLYGKDGMLGGAGAGGLGGAGGAGGVGGLYGKDGMLGGAGAGGPGGAGGIGGLYGKDGMPSRPGIGGLGGAGGTDRLLDSTGVSGAEGMRGHHGKDGVLPGVGGVGLRGVGSTGDLYGQASTLHGTEGGGAGTELGGMGGMMDRTGGAGTKYGVSGEGYGEGGIGKDGRVSGTGAGGLSGEGWLDGRDGRLGGFGVGPGVRGVDGSLYENMSGIPGEEFLGYGQSSGLSDAGTHAGDRRRQLSNLDASQLTSSDISRTRDRKGRGGSLLEEDVRESHPRFNQGLFDLHAPKGKPAVLTCSLNNDQLEGTWFKDGFKITGQDGISIEKEGPVHKLLIDEVQDSHAGKYKFEAGGVRTEASIFVEDPPNVDSALLEKLKKEPIVVKAGKNAIVKIPFEGRKPVRSTWLKDEGELLDDARISTDYSDNFTRLSISSANRKDCGDYKVKLKNESGSTEATLKLVVLDKPQPPMGPIEVVDCSTNSITIQWKPPKDDGGKPIQSYIIERQQVGRKTWVTLGKTDGSSTVFTTNKVEHDKSYYFKVRAVNAEGTSEALESDEVMAATKAFPGPPAPPKIVSTSKGAVTLSWAAPHKTGNSRILGYRIEKCKKGSNSWTPVTDVPITDRKYTVTDLKEGLLYEFRVAAINAAGAGDVSAPSEAAFARDPMKPPGAVRDLKVISTDYCSISLSWTKPEAEEESHAKGYIIEMRHTDTLKWTQCNSLPIPITTYTVRGLKAREMYFLRVRAVNDGGFGEPVELDTCVQAVPPTVPPKLLVKDTTKSFMIVKAGDAIRVRIPFEASPPLEVVWLKDGLTLPAKATIATREGLSQLIIPGADFSDSGHYSITLQTERGNKETFSFLVQVLDVPESPGPIQLIEKVPDTVTLIWEPSPTEKREGTLNYMVMRRDSYKGSWQLVSDLIYTNKCTVSNFVPGREYYFRVQAKNCMGISEPSETVQPWIIHREKGKFAVRSPKYKGVNQSQPPRFLVPLKPHVVTLGFDCHMSCAVTGYPVPQVMWYKDGKNISQDPTFFSKNDFGVCSLVILGVTASDGGQYKVVAINELGQAVSKAEVTIKEPAF
- the IGFN1 gene encoding immunoglobulin-like and fibronectin type III domain-containing protein 1 isoform X23; translated protein: MAGRRGVKTLKRSAVPGVTITQFVEDIPKGCSTPDFERKPITLTLQEGKNAIFRAVVKGEPQPEVFWKRNNEAVDDPQKYQISFSPATNEFILQVNKITADDADLYRCTAVNEYGEATCTAGLKIIQVGFKKKAKPTSSAPQTDLKKELQDFRKTLKKRTPSSAPKKEMDMEQIWQLLLNADKKDYEKICLKYGIVDFRGMLRKLQEMKKEREDKQAQYLLNLRNLRHVRVNEVQGNASFDLEMELKNPESRIYLYKDGQMINFGFDSENTKHCLRQVGKKYNFIINDLQPEDAGVYQIKVEDVDVFSTELEAESIPVSFRYPLGEVRCHEQGNAVFQCTLYEPCSNATWLHRDRILESNDKYEISVSEDGLTHRLIIKNTQASDKGTYTIDIGDRSSSAWLEVESKGKRKQTEGDSDDITGWRKKQLDEDRAKKLRQGQGRDEQDGQYKNGQAGEGESYGSLGKDGSLGRGGANRDGKMGQFAGVGTDMGGGHEFSGFAGGSSEHMGHTGNGAGGGMGGLGGMGSLHGKDAMLGGTGTGSGGAGGLQTSGGSTLNGASGPGAGFGGAGGVGGLYGKDGMVGGAGAGGVGGLYGKDGMLGGAGAGGAGSAGREGGLYGKDGMLGGGGGAGGVGGLYGKDGMLGGAGAGGVGGLYGKDGMLGGAGAGGAGGAGGVGGLYGKDGMLGGAGGAGGAGGLYGKDGMLGGAGAGGAGGLYGKDGMLAGAGAGGAGGAGVGGFYGKDGMLGGAGAGGAGGAGGAGGAGGAGGLYGKDGMLGGAGAGGAGGLYGKDGMLAGAGAGGAGGAGVGGFYGKDGMLGGAGAGGAGGAGAGGAGGFGGLYGKDGMLGGAGAGGATGAGGVGGLYGKDGMLGGAGAGGPGGAGGVGGTYGKDGMLGGAGTEGAGGVGGLYGKDGFLGGAGGLDGAGGVGGLCGKDGLPIGAGQLGGAGGVGGLYGKDGFLGSGGAGGMGGAGGVGGPYGKDGMLGRTGPDGPGGAGGVGGLYGKDGMLGGAGAGGPGGIGGVGGVGGAGGVGGLYGKDGMLGGAGAGGPGGAGGVGGLYGKDGMLGGAGAGGPGGAGGVGGLYGKDGMLGGAGAGRVGGAGGVGGLYGKDGMLGGAGAGGPGGAGGVGGLYGKDGMLGGAGIGGPGGTGGVGGLYGKDGMLDGAGAGGPGGAGGVGGLYGKDGVLGGAGAGGVGGLYGKDGVLGGAGAGAGAGAGGPGGTGGVGGLYGQDGVLGGAGAGGPGGAGGVGGLYGQDGVLGGAGGAGGVGGLYGKDGVLTGAGAGAGGPGGAGGVGGAGGVGGLYGKDGMLGGAGAGGLGGAGGAGGVGGLYGKDGMLGGAGAGGPGGAGGIGGLYGKDGMPSRPGIGGLGGAGGTDRLLDSTGVSGAEGMRGHHGKDGVLPGVGGVGLRGVGSTGDLYGQASTLHGTEGGGAGTELGGMGGMMDRTGGAGTKYGVSGEGYGEGGIGKDGRVSGTGAGGLSGEGWLDGRDGRLGGFGVGPGVRGVDGSLYENMSGIPGEEFLGYGQSSGLSDAGTHAGDRRRQLSNLDASQLTSSDISRTRDRKGRGGSLLEEDVRESHPRFNQGLFDLHAPKGKPAVLTCSLNNDQLEGTWFKDGFKITGQDGISIEKEGPVHKLLIDEVQDSHAGKYKFEAGGVRTEASIFVEDPPNVDSALLEKLKKEPIVVKAGKNAIVKIPFEGRKPVRSTWLKDEGELLDDARISTDYSDNFTRLSISSANRKDCGDYKVKLKNESGSTEATLKLVVLDKPQPPMGPIEVVDCSTNSITIQWKPPKDDGGKPIQSYIIERQQVGRKTWVTLGKTDGSSTVFTTNKVEHDKSYYFKVRAVNAEGTSEALESDEVMAATKAFPGPPAPPKIVSTSKGAVTLSWAAPHKTGNSRILGYRIEKCKKGSNSWTPVTDVPITDRKYTVTDLKEGLLYEFRVAAINAAGAGDVSAPSEAAFARDPMKPPGAVRDLKVISTDYCSISLSWTKPEAEEESHAKGYIIEMRHTDTLKWTQCNSLPIPITTYTVRGLKAREMYFLRVRAVNDGGFGEPVELDTCVQAVPPTVPPKLLVKDTTKSFMIVKAGDAIRVRIPFEASPPLEVVWLKDGLTLPAKATIATREGLSQLIIPGADFSDSGHYSITLQTERGNKETFSFLVQVLDVPESPGPIQLIEKVPDTVTLIWEPSPTEKREGTLNYMVMRRDSYKGSWQLVSDLIYTNKCTVSNFVPGREYYFRVQAKNCMGISEPSETVQPWIIHREKGKFAVRSPKYKGVNQSQPPRFLVPLKPHVVTLGFDCHMSCAVTGYPVPQVMWYKDGKNISQDPTFFSKNDFGVCSLVILGVTASDGGQYKVVAINELGQAVSKAEVTIKEPAF
- the IGFN1 gene encoding immunoglobulin-like and fibronectin type III domain-containing protein 1 isoform X50, with the translated sequence MAGRRGVKTLKRSAVPGVTITQFVEDIPKGCSTPDFERKPITLTLQEGKNAIFRAVVKGEPQPEVFWKRNNEAVDDPQKYQISFSPATNEFILQVNKITADDADLYRCTAVNEYGEATCTAGLKIIQVGFKKKAKPTSSAPQTDLKKELQDFRKTLKKRTPSSAPKKEMDMEQIWQLLLNADKKDYEKICLKYGIVDFRGMLRKLQEMKKEREDKQAQYLLNLRNLRHVRVNEVQGNASFDLEMELKNPESRIYLYKDGQMINFGFDSENTKHCLRQVGKKYNFIINDLQPEDAGVYQIKVEDVDVFSTELEAESIPVSFRYPLGEVRCHEQGNAVFQCTLYEPCSNATWLHRDRILESNDKYEISVSEDGLTHRLIIKNTQASDKGTYTIDIGDRSSSAWLEVESKGKRKQTEGDSDDITGWRKKQLDEDRAKKLRQGQGRDEQDGQYKNGQAGEGESYGSLGKDGSLGRGGANRDGKMGQFAGVGTDMGGGHEFSGFAGGSSEHMGHTGNGAGGGMGGLGGMGSLHGKDAMLGGTGTGSGGAGGLQTSGGSTLNGASGPGAGFGGAGGVGGLYGKDGMVGGAGAGGVGGLYGKDGMLGGAGAGGAGSAGREGGLYGKDGMLGGGGGAGGVGGLYGKDGMLGGAGAGGVGGAGGPGSAGGVGGLYGKDGMLGGAGGAGGAGGPGSAGGVGGLYGKDGMLGGAGAGAGIGGPGGTGGVGGLYGKDGMLDGAGAGGPGGAGGVGGLYGKDGVLGGAGAGGVGGLYGKDGVLGGAGAGAGAGAGGPGGTGGVGGLYGQDGVLGGAGAGGLGGTGGVGGLYDKDGVLGGAGAGGPGGAGGVGGLHGKDGMLAGTAAGGPGGAGGAGGAGGVGGLYGKDGMLGGAGGAGGVGGLYGKDGVLTGAGAGAGGPGGAGGVGGAGGVGGLYGKDGMLGGAGAGGLGGAGGAGGVGGLYGKDGMLGGAGAGGPGGAGGIGGLYGKDGMPSRPGIGGLGGAGGTDRLLDSTGVSGAEGMRGHHGKDGVLPGVGGVGLRGVGSTGDLYGQASTLHGTEGGGAGTELGGMGGMMDRTGGAGTKYGVSGEGYGEGGIGKDGRVSGTGAGGLSGEGWLDGRDGRLGGFGVGPGVRGVDGSLYENMSGIPGEEFLGYGQSSGLSDAGTHAGDRRRQLSNLDASQLTSSDISRTRDRKGRGGSLLEEDVRESHPRFNQGLFDLHAPKGKPAVLTCSLNNDQLEGTWFKDGFKITGQDGISIEKEGPVHKLLIDEVQDSHAGKYKFEAGGVRTEASIFVEDPPNVDSALLEKLKKEPIVVKAGKNAIVKIPFEGRKPVRSTWLKDEGELLDDARISTDYSDNFTRLSISSANRKDCGDYKVKLKNESGSTEATLKLVVLDKPQPPMGPIEVVDCSTNSITIQWKPPKDDGGKPIQSYIIERQQVGRKTWVTLGKTDGSSTVFTTNKVEHDKSYYFKVRAVNAEGTSEALESDEVMAATKAFPGPPAPPKIVSTSKGAVTLSWAAPHKTGNSRILGYRIEKCKKGSNSWTPVTDVPITDRKYTVTDLKEGLLYEFRVAAINAAGAGDVSAPSEAAFARDPMKPPGAVRDLKVISTDYCSISLSWTKPEAEEESHAKGYIIEMRHTDTLKWTQCNSLPIPITTYTVRGLKAREMYFLRVRAVNDGGFGEPVELDTCVQAVPPTVPPKLLVKDTTKSFMIVKAGDAIRVRIPFEASPPLEVVWLKDGLTLPAKATIATREGLSQLIIPGADFSDSGHYSITLQTERGNKETFSFLVQVLDVPESPGPIQLIEKVPDTVTLIWEPSPTEKREGTLNYMVMRRDSYKGSWQLVSDLIYTNKCTVSNFVPGREYYFRVQAKNCMGISEPSETVQPWIIHREKGKFAVRSPKYKGVNQSQPPRFLVPLKPHVVTLGFDCHMSCAVTGYPVPQVMWYKDGKNISQDPTFFSKNDFGVCSLVILGVTASDGGQYKVVAINELGQAVSKAEVTIKEPAF